A single window of Pyrus communis chromosome 10, drPyrComm1.1, whole genome shotgun sequence DNA harbors:
- the LOC137748070 gene encoding uncharacterized protein, with translation MVTASQLQILQSPITSLISTISTSVNVKLDESNYLNWHFQMQLLLEGHGIMGFVDGSHVCPPRYVTCADTSESSATSSPPSEDEAYIVWKMHDRALMQLITTTLSPVAISCEIGSTSACVLWNRLKEQFSATIRKGSDSVSQYMQRIKEARDYLSAAGVTFDDEDIVILALNRLPSEYNIFRSVIRGREHVIFLQEFRVQLLAEELIVDGTVNSQFMTAMIADHSSLKPSTGLSPSASPNLGFSSHNLGSHGGYSGPPGGYRSANNNRKGKGKFNHSYRSQASPGSQPPVWITDSGATNHMTADLSNLTLASPYPTNETVQTANGEGLQITHIGSSAKVTGRILYKGQCSNGLYPLSSLAPHLSLRPHSTSQASAFLGQPAFYIIYLVPIPQNKMDWLKGNIDTLSKPLSPYYSLQTYPLLSGLLPVKQLYILSIHLVPTSPSPPQSSSTSTDVLISSPSLSQSTGSLSSLPGPIPLPSSDHDSPQSITVPTSSSLTLHVDPDFRTEHLQVVLPIAPLNLHPMQTRSKNGIIQKKVFLSTVPDSSLLDLTQVEPATHKSALKVPVWLSAMREELAALKNSDGSIARHKARLVAKGFSQEPGLDYGETFSPVVKPTTVRLVLALAAHFNWFLRQLDVKNAFLHGVLNEEVYMAQPPGFEDPSRPDFVCKLHKSLYGLKQTVGRDVVILLLYVDDIIVSGSSSIVINQSSMVSPFTAVKRILRYLKGMLSVGISYTRGELSLKAFSDADWAGDPNDQRSTTGIVVFLGSNPISWSSKKQTTVSRSSTEAEYRAMSTTSAELDWIQQLLKFMHISPTPAPVLFCDNLSTIALSFNPVQHQWTKHIEIDVHFVREQVAQKQLLVQFVSSREQFADILTKGLSTPLFRSHCFNLMLGLPHHEFAGECKNIKNG, from the exons GATTTCTACAATCTCTACGTCTGTGAATGTTAAGCTTGACGAGTCTAATTACTTGAATTGGCATTTTCAAATGCAATTGTTGCTTGAGGGTCACGGTATCATGGGGTTTGTTGATGGATCGCATGTCTGTCCACCTCGATATGTGACTTGTGCTGATACGTCTGAAAGCTCTGCAACTTCTTCTCCTCCATCTGAGGATGAAGCTTACATTgtttggaaaatgcatgatcgTGCTCTAATGCAGCTGATCACTACTACTTTATCACCGGTTGCAATTTCTTGTGAGATTGGTAGCACTAGTGCTTGTGTTTTGTGGAATCGGTTGAAAGAACAGTTTTCAGCG ACTATTCGAAAGGGTTCTGACTCGGTGTCTCAATACATGCAACGTATCAAGGAGGCTCGGGATTATTTGTCTGCTGCTGGAGTCACCTTTGATGATGAGGATATTGTTATCCTCGCTCTTAATAGGCTACCATCCGAGTACAATATTTTTCGAAGTGTGATAAGGGGACGTGAGCATGTCATCTTTCTCCAAGAATTTCGTGTGCAACTGCTTGCTGAGGAACTGATTGTGGATGGTACTGTGAACTCTCAATTCATGACAGCCATGATTGCTGATCATTCTAGCCTTAAACCTTCTACAGGCTTGTCTCCGTCTGCAAGCCCTAATCTTGGGTTTTCTTCACATAATCTTGGTTCTCATGGTGGTTATTCTGGTCCTCCAGGCGGGTATAGATCAGCTAATAACAACAGGAAGGGTAAAGGGAAGTTTAATCACAGCTATCG CTCCCAAGCATCTCCAGGTTCCCAACCACCAGTCTGGATCACTGACTCGGGTGctacaaatcatatgacggcTGATCTTAGTAACCTGACTTTGGCATCTCCTTATCCTACCAATGAAACAGTGCAAACAgctaatggtgaaggtttgcAAATTACTCATATTGGTAGTTCT GCCAAAGTCACAGGGAGGATCTTATACAAAGGGCAATGCAGTAATGGACTTTACCCTCTTTCTTCCCTAGCCCCTCATCTCTCCCTCCGTCCTCACAGCACTTCTCAAGCTTCTGCATTTCTTGGCCAGCCT GCATTTTACATCATATATCTTGTCCCCATACCCCAGAACAAAATGGATTGGCTGAAAGGAAACATAGACACATTGTCGAAACCATTATCACCTTATTACAGTCTGCAAACTTACCCTCTACTTTCTGGTCTTTTGCCTGTCAAGCAGCTGTATATCTTATCAATC CATCTGGTTCCAACCTCACCATCCCCACCTCAGTCTTCCTCGACATCAACTGATGTTCTTATTTCCTCGCCATCCCTCTCACAGTCTACTGGATCTCTATCATCTCTTCCTGGTCCTATTCCACTGCCCTCATCTGATCATGATTCACCTCAGTCCATTACTGTCCCTACAAGCTCCTCCCTTACACTCCATGTGGATCCTGATTTTAGAACTGAGCATCTTCAAGTGGTCTTACCTATTGCCCCACTTAACTTGCATCCTATGCAAACTCGGAGTAAAAATGGTATAATCCAAAAGAAGGTGTTTCTCAGCACGGTTCCTGATTCTAGTCTCCTTGATCTCACTCAAGTGGAACCTGCCACTCATAAATCTGCTTTAAAAGTTCCAGTTTGGTTGAGTGCTATGAGAGAAGAGCTTGCTGCATTG AAGAATTCCGATGGCTCAATTGCTCGACATAAGGCTCGCCTGGTTGCTAAGGGGTTTAGTCAAGAGCCTGGTTTGGATTATGGGGAGACCTTTAGTCCAGTGGTTAAGCCTACCACTGTGCGCTTAGTTCTTGCCTTGGCAGCTCATTTCAATTGGTTTCTTCGACAGTTGGATGTCAAgaatgcatttcttcatggGGTCTTGAATGAAGAAGTCTATATGGCTCAACCCCCAGGTTTTGAGGATCCTTCTCGACCTGATTTTGTGTGTAAACTGCATAAGTCCCTGTATGGTTTGAAACAG ACTGTTGGCCGTGATGTTGTTATTCTTTTactatatgtcgatgacatcaTTGTCTCTGGGAGTTCCTCTATTGTTATTAACCAG TCTTCCATGGTGTCTCCGTTCACAGCTGTTAAACGTATCTTGAGGTATCTCAAGGGTATGTTATCTGTTGGTATTTCTTATACTCGGGGTGAGTTATCATTGAAGGCGTTcagtgatgcagattgggcaggagACCCAAATGATCAACGTTCCACTACTGGCATAGTTGTGTTTCTAGGCAGCAATCCCATCTCGTGGTCTTCTAAGAAACAAACTACAGTCTCTCGCTCCTCTACCGAGGCTGAGTATCGAGCTATGTCGACCACATCTGCTGAACTTGACTGGATTCAGCAATTGCTGAAGTTTATGCACATTAGCCCTACTCCTGCTCCTGTCCTATTCTGTGATaatctctctactattgcctTATCGTTCAACCCTGTTCAACATCAATGGACAAAGCATATCGAGATTGACGTGCACTTTGTGCGAGAACAGGTTGCTCAGAAACAGCTTCTTGTTCAGTTTGTGTCATCCCGCGAACAGTTTGCTGACATTCTCACCAAGGGTCTCAGTACTCCTCTATTTCGATCTCATTGCTTCAACCTCATGCTTGGTCTTCCTCACCATGAGTTTGCGGGGGAATGTAAGAATATAAAGAATGGTTAG